The Clarias gariepinus isolate MV-2021 ecotype Netherlands chromosome 24, CGAR_prim_01v2, whole genome shotgun sequence region CAGGTGGTTGAGCTCGGCCAAGTTTAGCACGACGCAAACGCCGCTAACTGCAAACATAAACACCAGGAAGACAGTTTTCTCAGTGGGCCGTGATACGTAGCACTCGACCTCCTTGACACATGGGTAGCGGTCGCACTCGAACATCGCCGGCACATTGAATCCATAAAGAAAGTACTGGCCAGCAAGGAAGCCAATCTCCAACGCGTTACGGAACACCACCTGGATTACATAGAAGCGTGAGATGCCCTCCTGTCGCCGTGCCTTGACACTCTTTGAGGGCCGAGTAGGCCATGAAGGGATGTTCGGAATGTCCTTAAGCTCTGGAATTTCTTCGTCCTTGGAGTCGTGGACAAGGATGCCGTTGAGGCTGCGCATTTTACGGCTTGGCCCGTGCCCGTGGTCGATATAGGGGCCATGCAGGACGGTGTACTGGCGGTCTTTGTATTTGGCCGACTGGTGCACCGAGTAGGTAATGAAGCACAGGCTCGGGGTGCACACCAGGATGATCTGGAACACCCAGTAGCGTATGTGCGAGATGGGAAAGGCCTTGTCGTAGCATGCCTGGTTGCAGCCGGGCTGCAACGTGTTACATATGAACATAATTTGCTCATCCTCGTACACCTTTTCACCCACTATACCCACGATCAGGATGCGGAAGATCACCACCACTGTTAGCAGGATcctgcacagagagagagagagagagagagagagagtgatgtcAAATTTGCATTCTTGCAGAAATTAAGGTCTCTAAAGCATACAGTCTTATTccaaagtttgggcaccccttgataaataaccaatgattttggagattttttaattgaaaagatgttaacacagtctctcttagaaatttaaaataatgcacaatattttcagcaagcattgatgcatagttacttcaTATGCCAcgaattgaacaaaaataaaaaataaaaacattataatggCACTGTGCAATAATTTGGGCACCCCaagagttccagagtctcagatactttttacaaggtttcagaccttaatcagctCGTTACATGCATGCCAACAGCTGTTATTAGTTAAAGacaatttcaaagctttacaaGTACTTTGACTCTTCAAACCCTGTGCACACACTTGGggacactcaacaaccatgggttcctctaagcagctgtgtaagactctgaaaattgaagttattgatgcccaacaagcaggagaagaagaaaaaaaaaatacatatcagCAATACTCTTGCAAAATGATGCAAGGGGTTTACTCTTGCTCTGCGGATGATGCAAGGGGTTTATATTTTCTGTGATTGTTGTCGtagacttttaaataaataatgcattgtACGACTGTTAACATGGATAATTAGGAATAAACATGGGAATCAAAAACTGACCCAGAGATTTTACAAAAGGAATTCCCCAACAATGTTTGGAGTAAACTGCCTAATCAATTTAATCATACAGCTCTATGGTAAATTGATGCCACCTGAATAAGTTTTAGCGAGAGCTTTCTTACCACATCCTCTTCACATCTGAGTTCATTTGAATTGCATCTAATACATCTTGGAGATTCtttgcatttaaaacatttttttatagcaGGTCAAAAATAGCCAACTAATTTGTTATCACTTTTTGGAGAGGTTGGCTCTAAGGCCTGTAAACTGAAGGATTGGAaggaggtgggaatcaaacaaTCAGGCCAAAGTGCTGCCATTCCCAATTATAGCTTATCCTTATTCTCCAACTGCACCGTCTTTACATTACTCACTTTCACCCCTGTACATATGGACCTATACCCTTCATATACCagattgttatttattgtaaataggctgCTTAAGCACTTCTGGTTTGTACAATGACAATGAATTtgcatctaatctaatctaagacTAAGATATCAAGTGTTTCCAGTGCATGTGGATGTAGTGTGAGTTGGGGtaggtttaaaaataattttgaaaataaaCATTAGCACATGATCgtactgcctgcttcacgcctgaaacactggcctcccaggaactccattaatgaCCCACACATGTGGAACTGTCTTGgaacaaggtcaggactgtacaggggaagAGGCAATAACTCTCAAGCAGGTTCCTGTAAAgtgtaagtggtgttggtgaatgcgtgtgtatagTTCACACAGACTGGTGCATCTCTTCCTCAAGTTGgtgatgtcatttttttaaggatcagccATTCCAATGGGCCAGCCGGGATCGTCATACCATCTTTTTTAActcgtttgcaccattcaaatgtcttACTGTGGTTAAGCGTCTAAACACAGTACTGTGCTTtgagtcttctgtaaatgtcagttagtttaaaggtttttttatttaccgGGGTTGAACGTCCTTcgtacaatatactgtatgtatacacacacacacacacacacacacaataatcaaTGCTTGAAGTATTGAAGTCGACCAAATGTTTGATGTATGTTGGGGTGCCAATTCAGCACCACAAAGCCACGTAATTACACCATCACACAGCTGCAAATCATAACGTCCACATAACCCTGAACATCCATCAAACCTTCACACAGAACACACCCTGCTGAGCCGTTCTGACTAACACACAGATGTATacatgtgtgcgtgcgtgtgtgtgttaatacctCTGTGGATTAACTGGGTCACGCTATATCAAGGCCACTGAAGCTGtgctcaagtgtgtgtgtgtgtgtgtgtgtgtgtgtgtgtgtgacattgcTGCTATGAATGGTGTCGTGGTTGGTGCTACAGCAAGGTTATTATTGTGATGAATGAAGGACACAGCCAGCCAGTTTATTCatccatggtgtgtgtgtgtgagagatggggaaagaaagacagaactGCAGAATTCGTGAACAAAATGAGtgcaccgtgtgtgtgtgtgtgtgtgtgtttgctcccAAGATCACTCTTTCAGTTCAGATCTATCCAGTTCTtgcttctacacacacacacacacacacacacacacaccacatgcatgcacattcacacacacacatgaatgcatgcacacacacacacacacacacaccacatgcatgcacattcacacacacacacatgaatgcatgcacacacacacacacacacacacacatctaataGTTTCTCAGATAAAATTGTTTTTGTGGCAAGAGGTGGATAGTAATGTGTGAAcctaattcattcattattatgtgtgtgtgtgtgtgtgtgtgtgtgtgtgtattcattaTGCTAATACCACCACCAAAACAATTGTCAGCAATATCAAAGtgacataattattataaacatattaaaagaCCTTCTTTGAAACAGCTAGTTCTTTACTGCACTTTACTCTTCAGTTTCAGGAACATTCCAGAAAATTCCGAAGCTAATTTTTGACAAACTCTCGTTAGCATTTCTGAAGTGACTGTAACTTCTTGAAGGGGTTTGGCGCTAAGCTATATATAGGGCAGCAGGGTATAGATCACTgatgctgtgaaaaaaaaaacccaacagaTTCCTCGCCTTTGCGTGGGTGTAACAGATGCTAAATTAGCAGACTGCAAAGCAAAAACAAGAATGGCAGTTGTGCTAACATTAATCCAGTAACAGATGCTCAATTAGCAAAGTGCTGAGGTGAAAAAAGCAGAAAGGACACCGACAGAGATGTAGAGAAGGCTCTAAGATTAGCACACACCCATTAGACGTTTTACGCGAAATGCTAAATTAGCTATAAAAGAGGGAATTTGAATGGCAGATATCCATCCGCTGACTAGCTCAGGATATAGCGAGGCTAGCAGCGACGTGGCTGTGTGTCAGCCGTGAAGGTCCCTCGAGGGTCTTTAAATTAGCCACAACCTCGCCCCCCTCCAGGCCACCATTACCAAGGCAACATCCTAACGAAACCACTTAGCTaatttctctccctcccttcatccagagagacacagagagagagagagagggagagaaagagagagatgattaATGGAGTACTGGCTCAGTAAAGAAGAAGGTGAGAGAGGGGACaggggaagatggatggatagagagaACAAGGGCACGCTGAGGTGAAAGACAGAGCAGAAAAGCAAGAAAAAGTGATGAAGAGCAAGAGGGATGTTAGCATGTCAAGAAGACGATCAAGCGTTGCACAAGTCAAGGAAATGATCGATATAACGAACGATGGATAAAAGGCCGAGAGGGACGAAGAGATTGATTGAAAGACAGGCTGACAGAGGTGTGGTTTCTACACACGTTAGCAAAAAATCAAGGCTAAATCAAGAGCTCAGTCCTAATCAATAATTACAGTGCACTACAAACTGCAACTTAGCATACAAAGTTTCTACGGTTTATGTTTCAAATTAATGGAAAATTCTCTGACACGATCCTCATGCGCACCAGTGATACcgctaaacatttattttttttaataaaaatgtccaCAGCTAAAACATTACCTGCATAAACGTAGCAGAATTACTAGCTTTATAAACTCATAAAATCTATTACTATTTTAAAGGTAGCTAAACTATACTCACCAAACTATAACTTTTATAAATCTAGTTAATCTATAatagtttaattattatattaatctaGCAAAAGTATACTCATTGTTAAGCTGGCCAAAGTACAATTTTTTGTTTGGCAGTTCATCTATTACTATTTTAAAGCTAGCTAAATTATACTTAGTAATATGCTAGCAAACTTTAATAAATCTAGTTaatatattaaactttttttaaatctagcttaactatatatattttttgtaaagctAGCCAATCTATGTATAACTTTTTCTAATGTAGTTAATCTATTACTATTTTAAAGCTagctaaataatatttacttttaatcAAGCCAAACCTTAACTTTTATTATGCTAGTTACTGTTTTAAAGATAGCTAAACTATAACTTTCATGAATTTAgttcattcattattatttcgATATAGCTAAGCTATAGTCATTATTAAGCTAATCAAATCCTAATGTTTTCAAAGGTAGTTAATCTATAACTATTTCAAAAACTAGCCATATTTGAAAATGCTAGCTAAGAAATTATACATTGCACAGCTAGCTAGATCATTACCGTTATACAACTAGCTAGTCATTGCCATACAGCTAGCTACCGTATTAGCTTTATAGAACTAGGTACATTTCCATAAAAGGTAAATTTCCatttctgtgagtgtgtgtgtgtgtgtgtgtgagagagagagagagagcaaagacAGATGGAAGAGGATGTATATAGGGATGAAGGAGAGACAGATGGCAATGTGTACCAGAGGAGTGTGAAGAGATAAAGAAcgacagtatgtgtgtgtgtgtgtgtgtgtgtgtgtgtgtgttcaatttTAAATTCCTCCTGTATggtatataaaacacacacagggccGCTGCAGGACCAACTCTAACACCTGGTacttatgtatgtatgtgtgtgtgtgtgtgtgtgtgtgtttgcatgtgtccATATGTTATGCTTTGGCTTTATGTTGTGTCTTGTACATTTGAGATTTAAACAGTAAAATAgtggttttatatttattcactgGGTATTTTTACATCAGAAGACTACAGAAGGGTAACTAACTAACTGACTacataactaactaactaactaactaactgttATATATTGCTGAACAtttctttgttctttctttGTGCATAGcggtttgtaaaaaaaaaaaaagatattatataattaaattttactctcactcactcactcatcatatgGACCACTTTAACCTGTATACCGGGCCGCAGCGATCATGGACCCTGTCCCAGGAGACACGAGGCGAGATACACTCTGGATGGTCTGCTAATCCATCATggagagagcacacacacacacacacacacacgcacacacacacacacacacatacactacaggcaaattaGGAATGACAGTTGgtctgatctgcatgtctttgcactgtgggaggaaaccggaaacaCCGGGCACACCGTGCCGTGTCCACATGGTGCCGTGTCCCCCAATTTCAGCCACACTAAAATCACTTATTTGACAATTACACTGAATACAGGTACCTTTTtcaatgttgaccggaggtcctaccacggttgtaaaaaaaaaaaaggagaataaatAGTATGATCACCTCTGGcgtcctagttggactacagaggttcctgtaCGGATGGATGGATCTGCCTTTTCAGGATAAAACATAGAGAAAATGATATATCATGGAAGAATAAACCTACTATACAGTAGTAAACTCCTCAGTTAGAACAGCAGGCTTTTAGAACATCACCAACTGACccattaaagtgtgtgtgtgtgtgtgtgtgtgtgtgtgtgtgtgtgtgtgtgtgttagtatgaAGAGTACATCCCCGCCAAAACGCTCCAAAAAACACATGGGTTCTTCATACACCTCCCACCCCACCCCGTATTCTTACATCTACATTTTTCACATTCTCTCTcacgttttctctctctctctctcgtctctccatccctctttttatatatatttattaaaaattatttctaacacctttcctttcacccctttttccattaatttaatctctctttttttgctcCTTACCAGAATTTTTATTACTTCTTTTGCTATCCGTCCTTCTCTCACctccactttctctctctctctctctccacccatTTATGCGttgtcacacacacatcgtGTTCTTCATGAACAGTGGAACACGCTAGTATTTTGTCCCCAGAGCActtgcacgtgtgtgtgtgtgtgtgtgtgttagatcttattaaacaaatcaaatatgtgcaaaattatctttttaatgattttactttttaataaaatataaatacatatctCTAGTTTGCATTCAATATGAATGTGTCTTTATTGAACtaaactgaaacacacactgtcTGGTGGTTTTATCTTTATGAGGACGAGCTATTGATAGAATTATAGTATATAGAATGTTACACTAAACCTAAATCTAATGCTAAACTCAGCCTCGGCAACTGAAATCATACCATCTAACACTTTAACTTTAAaggaatttgtttaaaaaaattaaaagaaggaaaaggCTTAATGGGGACCTGCTTAACGAATGTCCCCACAATGTGAAACTTTCAGATATTTTTGATCTTTGTATAGTCAGCTGTTCGGCCAATGACGTACTCACATACAGCTAATTAATTAAGCAACTATAAGCCCAACTGTAGCAActgaaattaaacttttttaataaaaaaatatctttatatacttttttacgAAAATAGAAAGAAGCACATTGCTTTATGGGGACCTGCTGAATGTTCCTCTAATGTCTAACCTGTCAGTTATTTCTATCTTTGTATAGAAAGTTTGCCCTCAACAAGAAAAACATGCctacatgacacacacacacacacattttctctgCCACTCGGTCACACTGTTCTAAGCTCCAAGCTTTTCCCCTAGGTAGGCAGCATTTACACACTACCTGAATAAAACTGTCCTATTTGGACTGACGCTTCTTTGAAGCCTCTGAGGATCTCTAAtattatgtctgtgtgtgtgtgtgtgtgtgtgtgtgtgtgtgtgtgtgtgtgttatgacaCAGATTATCTGTTCTCCAACTAGATCACTGCCCTCGGAATAAAGTTGCAAGCTTCCTGTGTTTCGCTGCTAGACGTCTGCTCCAGATGTATTAAAAGTCCTAAAGGTTCAACATTAATGACTACACTCTTAAACAGACAAAGAGGTTCTAAATATTTAGATAAATATAATAACTAAATATTTGTTAGCTTCATGCAAAAGTTTTCCTTGGAATTTTTTTACTTGGGATAGTGAGGACCTTTTTGGATTTTCTCAGAAGGTCAAACAGAGACCTGC contains the following coding sequences:
- the gjd1a gene encoding gap junction protein delta 1a translates to MGEWTILERLLEAAVQQHSTMIGRILLTVVVIFRILIVGIVGEKVYEDEQIMFICNTLQPGCNQACYDKAFPISHIRYWVFQIILVCTPSLCFITYSVHQSAKYKDRQYTVLHGPYIDHGHGPSRKMRSLNGILVHDSKDEEIPELKDIPNIPSWPTRPSKSVKARRQEGISRFYVIQVVFRNALEIGFLAGQYFLYGFNVPAMFECDRYPCVKEVECYVSRPTEKTVFLVFMFAVSGVCVVLNLAELNHLGWRKIKAAVRGAQQRRKSVCELRKKDASHLSSLPNLGRTQSSESAYV